The genome window TTGTTTTCTCCAATCTCTCAGAGATATGAGTAAGCTTTTGCAGGCCAAAGGAGTTGCCTATTCAACTGTTCCTTGATTCTTCTGATAATatcaaacaaaggaaaacatgactgttagaccatctccaatggagatGTCAAATTACAAACGATGGCTGATGTGGCAATCTGAAGCCTTATGTCAAATTTTGTACTTCTCCAACCGAattgtcaaattttattttattatttaaatggaGTTTTAAATGGTTGTAATTATTAAAAGaatgttgaaacaaaatttttattggtTGAAATGTTAGTGGAATAAAGGACCCGccattaaaatgaattaaaaataaatttgacattgatgtcaaatttgacttcAAATCACAAAGTCTTCAAATCCAGTTAGCAAATAACACTTCGGTTGGAGAGACTTTTGATGTCAAATATGCACAGTGGCATTCCACCTAggattttgacatctcctttggagatgtttTTAGTCCCTTTTTTCAATCCTTCTATCGAACGTAGTGTCATCATGGTTTGAGAATAGTAAAATGATTCTGACCTATTCCCCGAAGGTATAAATTACAACTTAAATCAGAAATCCAGCATAATTACTAAGTCGATGGCATTAACCCAAACAAAGAGAAAATAGAAACTAACATATGACTTCCCAAataccaaaaccataaaataacaTATCTATAAGTTTtcaaagaaataattcatgtaCCTTTTTTCACATTGTAGCCTGATGCTTTAAGGAATGGTACCATTTTTGTCACAATTTCATCGTACCTggagaaataattaaattaaaagcatAACAAATCACTAATCAGTAATCAATAGGAGTAGGGGCACATACAAGAGAGGGAGGGTGTTAGATCCGAAATATCGCTCCAACTGAGGGTAAAGTACCTTTCTTTTGACCAGTTCACAGTGGGTTCATCCATTTTATTTACAACAACAAGCATCTTGGACACACCCAATGTCTTAGCAAGTTGAACGTGTTCACGGGTCTGCCCACCCCTCTCATACCCGGTTTCAAATTCTCCTTTACGAGCAGAAATTACCTAAAcagaaagagaaggagaaaagcgAGAGGCTATTAAATATGCAAAATTTACCTTTGCTGGATTGATGCAGTAATTAAGCATCACGGATGTAACTCACCAGTACTCCTATATCAGCTTGAGATGCACCACTGATCATATTTGGAACATAACTTTTGTGGCCCTGTTAACAAACATGTACTACTCATAATcacccaaaacaaaccaaaccaTATTgtccaagaaaataaaaaatgtgaggTCTTGTGattcatgaaaaaaaattaacttacAGGTGCATCCAAAATCGTGAATCTTGATGTCTCGGTTTCAAAGTGGGCCCGCCCAACTTCAACTGTTTTACCCTGCAATAAGATATCCCAAAAAAACAATTAGAGCCCAACAAGCTGTTCTTTTGGCAAAACTAGATGTTGTAAGCATAATTAGTTAGCATTTGACAATGACTTAAAGATAGGCAATAACATTGCAGCATCTTTGTATTCAAACCAATCAAACCATACCTTAACTCTCTCTTCTTCATTGGTGTCCATAATATAAGCCATATACCTAGCAGATATGACATAACCATAGTCAATGGGCAGtgatcaaaacacaaaaattcaTGCAGCATAAGTAAGGTCCATTTTTGCATCAGATGATGCGTTAATGCAGTTgtgaactaaaaaaaaatatttcaactGAACAACACATTAAGAAAACCAAGAGAAGGAATGAGAGAACATTATGAGATACCACTAAAGAAATGTTCTAACGTTGTGAAAACCTATCAAACCTCACTAGATTGTGAAATTGTTAACTAGTTATCTGCATGTGTCCGCTAAAGTCAAAAGTTACTGATATTTTGAGGGAAGATTAGGATCTCGGTGACAAGGGGGTAGGATATGCTCACCAGCTTTCCCTACTTTTGTCCTTTGcttctttttcatatttttggaTTGTACGATCATCAACCTGACCACTAAGAAAAAGTATTTGGCCCCCTGTTGTGGACTTTCCAGCATCTGCAACCAAGAGAAGACACGATATGAAGCCCCGTTTGGGTTCACAACAAAATGGAACATTAATGGCAACCAGCAAGTGTATAGTTCTAAGTTATGAAGGCAGGACAATAATCGAAAACGAGATTTTATAGATAAAGAAACATCGTGATAAAAATTAACTTACCAACATGGCCAATAAAAACAACATTCAAGTGCCTCTTCTTATCTAATTCCATGTCATCATGTTCTTCTTCTGGATCCGGGgtttccttctccttccctgCAAATTCAGGCCAAACATTGATCTCCCAGAAGAACATTGGAATAGAATTTGGCACGGCAACTTATGTGTGATGTAGTAAGAGTTattgtttaaaaacaaaaaacaaaagacataaTAATAGACAAAAACCAATACGGACTGAGCTTCAATAGTACCTTTATGCTCAACTACAACTGACTTATCAGACTGTTTATGAATCTCTTCCCTGGAATCTGAAATTGTTACAATATTTGGAGGGAAAAATAGAGTTAGTCTTCTATATCTATCTCCCATCAAGCCAAATTACTAGGCAAAAGCATCTAAAAATACATGCCCTACTTCCCATCAAAAGGATCCCGTACAAAATCTAAGTAGAAAATTACAGAAAGGAATAAAATTTAAGTCTACATATCAAGTTAATTGCGTCAAATAAGTTGAACCAACAAGATGTGAAGTGGGTAAACAAAAGcaatagaaaaattaaacaagCATCGTCAATCATGCTACCATTTTCTTGATATATCTAACCAGTAACTGAAAGTGATTTTGTACCtgccaaattttcaattttaatggtACTCTAGGCTTCGTAGTATTACTCATTATAAGCAGTAGCTAGGAGCATTTAGTGGTAAGCATATCACAGGTTAATAAAGCACAATCAAAATATGCCCTCTCAACCCAAACCTCTactcaacaaaataataacataatAAAGTAATCGACGATACTACCAACCTTCCTCCATCTTATTATCATTCTCTACTTCCGGCTTTGCTTCGTCCGGATTAACAACCCCATTATCTTCTGCTACATTTTAACCAAATAATCGACTCAGAAATTAAAAACTTACCATAGCACAGCcatcataatcatttatcttaaccaaaacaaataattcaaattCTCTTTTAGATTTACCTGCTGAATCAAGCTGTAACGATCGGATTTCCTCCTCGATATCTACCATTCACAGAATTCAATTAAGTAATTATaatcaaatctcaaaattcaacaCAACGTCAAATACTAACACCCCATTTTGGTTTAGAAACAAAAAACACCAAACGTTCTCATTAATTTCGAATAATTCATCACAAATAAGAGCCATGATCGCTAAACTTTATCCTGAACTCCTTCACTCAAATTACCAGAAATAAGGAGAATCGAAACAGATAAAAAATAATTCCCAAACTCCTGACGAACTAGAATACAAGCAAAAAAGATTCAAATCAGAGCTCATAAAATCGCCAAACAATCGCCTGGATCTACCGGAGCTTAATCGCCGAAAAAAAACAAtctccaaaaattaaaaattagaaagaaaggaCACGAAAATTCGAGAAATTTCAAGAACCGAGATTTCTAAACAGATGATTAGATTAGAGGATTAGGATTTAGAGTTGCGTACCCATGGATGGCGAGACTTCTGTGAGATTCTGTAGCAATCCGCTAGGGTTTTGACGAGGAGCGGGCGAGCGAAGAAGGAAGTGAGTGATAAAATGTGAACACTTGTGCTGCGTACTTTCTGGAATCTACTGGTAGCGTACCTATATCAATGTGCTTTTCGTTTTATGGTTTGGGCTCCAACCCGGTTCGTTATGTACCTCTTTGGTGCAAAATTACCCAATTTTGCAACCCAAcaaatgggtttttttttttttttaatgattttttacattttaatttatttttcattcaatacGATTATATTGGTATTGATTTTTGAGAATCTTAACAAAACattttcggtactgttcacttttaacgaaaatgatatttttacctTAAAAAATcactcatgatactattcacttacacctttatattgtcattttcattataactaaagtttttaaaaacttttcgttagttttcctttgaattttttgaatttttttttaaatttgatcattttttttagaaaataaagaaattaattaaaagagaagtttgAAAACATCTAAAGCCTTTAAAATCAAACAAGaagagcgtttttagcttggtAATCAAACTTTGAAAAGTTAATATTCTGAAAGCTATAATACGGAGGAGATCAAACTTCGGTGCAACGAAACAAACACATTGTTACGCAACATTTGAATTAGCTCGAagttaatgaatttgaaaaaaaaataaatatgagcGATATTCTAATTAACTATGCTAACATGCATCAATTACTACAGGAAGAGGgataatttgttttctttctttgacaGTTGAAGGGTATTCGAACTTTAGtgcataaaaaacaaaatagaacGAGAGGTTTAAAGATTTTCTTTATTTGGGTTGCTAACCCTTGGTCTGATGGCTTCTTCAACAGGCCATATTGTTCAATTCCAAAGATGGGCCCAAGGCCGAATGCAGATAGCAATTGGGTGAATGTATATAAATCTGACTCCGGCCCAATCCATTATTTTGATTAGACTGTGGTctcttcattccttacttctagCCTGGCTCAGTTcgttaatattttaaaattttattctttttgtttatgaattaaaaaataaaaaataaggctTATTAGTTAGGATCAATTTTAGTATCTAAGATttgaaattaatataaataGTTTCTAAATTTATCCATCATTAATCATTTGGTCATCTAGTAAAAAAGTTTGTTAATGACGATCGATACAAATATCATTAATTTAATACGTAATAAGcgaaaatgatttgacaaaaattgaggacAAACTCATGAattatttttatcaattttaaatctcataGATTAGAATAAGGTTATGTCAATCACAATAACTATTTTAGGGCTCGTttgaatatgtttttaaaatgacttaaagcgtttttagataaaatgttttttagtttcaaaagcacttaaagtgctttatgCAAGAAGCACTAATTATGTGTTTCTTCCAGAAAGcaatttaagtgtttttttaagatttacttgcatctttactaataattaattctaaaaatatttttcatcaaaaacattttcaatcattttaaatacttaTTCAAGCGAACTTTTAGTTAATgagtcaaaaaataaaaatgaaagaaataaaaGCTAGATGACAAATAGATAAGGTAATCCTAATTCAGGACAGTGAGATCTGGCCGTGGATTTTGTGGTTATGCTCGTGTACATTAGCCCTCACCATAATTCATTTGGACGTTGCCATCTGACGGATCACTTGTAACGAGGCGGAATCGGAATAGTATGACAAAAATCAGATTAACGAGGCGCACGTTAACAAGCATACACGAAGCAGGGATAACTTGCGCACAAAGCAGATGGTCCCACCGGCCCGAGGCTGAGCTGTATCGTCACATCGACGTCGCTTTTGTCTGATCACAATGGAATTCCTAACTTAACAGCTACCACCCATTTCACCTCAGACTTTTTGTATTTTCCCGTAGCACCGCCACGTGTCGGTCAGCTTCCCGAACTTCTTCTTTTCAAGTTAAGGTCGAATTTCGTGTAGTTTTTCACGTGACAGATTTTGGATTCAGTTGGtgtcatattataatataatttagtaatatttatttttacttaaaaACGAGATATTTAAAGTTTGAATCTTGTAGATAACATATTCGGTATCAAATTAGGCTGCTTATTGTATGATTTTATCAAACTCTTCTTCCCTTAATATAAAATACAGATAcgcttaaaaacaaaattactgCATTAATAAGTTACACGATcgtaattaaaaagaaattaaaatatttctaTGAGTCAGTTTAATCTTGAATAAATAAACTGCCATCTCGAAGTGATCCACTCGTTCCTTATTTAAGACAAACAAGGTACGTGATTCGTGTTAATTATATCTGGGAAGGGAATCTAATCAGAGGCCGGTTCCCGAGACCCTATCCCTCCAGTCCTTCactattatttcttctttttctaaaCCTAATATAAAAGTTGCCCTTCCTCATATTTCACGCGTCCCCGTTGTCCCCGTTGTCTGTCCATTATTTGAATTTTAGAGGCTTGGTTTGAACGTTTGGTAGCTAGCCACATCTTATTAATCATTAATCTTTATATTAATATAATACAAATACggttgaatatatatatatatatatatatatatgtgggtAGGTTTAGTTATTTAATTTTCTCTGTGTGGTTCCTTGGATCTTTGAGATAGATGCAAGTTAGTGGAAAACATCTGGGATTTTGATCGATGAAGGTTCAATGCATGGATCTAACTTCATATGTGATATGAAACTACATGATTTGGCTCTGATGATCTGAGAAGTACATGTTTTcgtttagggttttgatttcttGCTGctgtatatgtttatatataatgtTTTTCGCTTTTTTTTGTCTGATCTGAATCTTCTTCCTTGCAAGCTCTTCTGAGTTTTTGGATATTACACGCTGCTATCTAGGGTTTTTCAGCAGTGATGAGTAAGGTGCTATATTTaactatatgtatgtatgtatgtatgtatgtatgtatatgtaggTAGGGTTAAGGATTGGAGCTCCTTGAAGTCCAAAAGAAGGTTATGCTGGGTGGATAGAGCTGTTGAGCTATGGATCCCACAGTACTATTTATCCTATGTTAGATCAGATCGGATCGACCGAAGGGATGATAGGGTTGTGGCTTGCATATCTCAGGAGCTGCATTACCTGTACGCTGCCTCTTTTTTTGGATTGAAGGGAGCTCTACACCTCTCGCTCTTTCCGTTTCACCTTGCTGATGTTCCACTGATTCTTTACATACTTTAAATTCCAAATGTTTTATGATTCTAATTGCTTTATCTTTAAACATGAACTTTTACAGTCGATAGATCTATATATTTCATGACTCTTGAGATCTATATATAAATATTCTAGTATATGATCcgatgtgtgtatatatatatatatatatatatatatatatataaaataccaGATGACTCTGGAGatctatatataaatattttagtatATGATCcgatgtgtgtgtatatatatataaaaaaataccaGATGACTCTGGAGatctatatataaatattttagcatatgaTCCGatgtgtatgtgtatatatatatatatgacgtGTACCAGATGAAAGAACAGGATGTGAATTGTGAAGCCCGGGGTTATGACGACAAAGGATCTCACGAGGATCTTTGTGTATGTATAGTATATTTACTGTATACACAACCTAGAAAATCCCCGTATATATGTTCTAGCAGTTAAACTTTTCCCTTTTTTGGGTTTAACTACTGTTAATTTCAGGGCACTGTATCAATGccgttgctttttttttttttttggatcatTAATGCAGTTGCTATAATATACGTTTGGGCATATAATCGTTGTTTTCTAATAATTGTACCAGTAGTTTTgctaaagaaaaattatttctgCACACCTTTTCCTTCCGGACAACCTGATTATTTGTAGcgtacttaaaaattaaaatcaatattGTAATGAATTTAAAGTTTTTATGGATCTATTTGATATTAAGATTTTATACAGACATAATTTAGAATTTCTCGAGCTGCTCGAGGAGTATACTTCTTAAACGATTCTACGGGGAGTATTGTTCgtttatttgatttattaaatttaaaGGCAGAAAGTAAATATGAGGAGAAAAAGGTGTGATAATC of Malus sylvestris chromosome 6, drMalSylv7.2, whole genome shotgun sequence contains these proteins:
- the LOC126625815 gene encoding uncharacterized protein LOC126625815 isoform X2, whose product is MDIEEEIRSLQLDSAEDNGVVNPDEAKPEVENDNKMEEDSREEIHKQSDKSVVVEHKGKEKETPDPEEEHDDMELDKKRHLNVVFIGHVDAGKSTTGGQILFLSGQVDDRTIQKYEKEAKDKSRESWYMAYIMDTNEEERVKGKTVEVGRAHFETETSRFTILDAPGHKSYVPNMISGASQADIGVLVISARKGEFETGYERGGQTREHVQLAKTLGVSKMLVVVNKMDEPTVNWSKERYDEIVTKMVPFLKASGYNVKKDVQFLPISGLMGTNMKTRLDKSVCSWWNGPCLFEALDSIEVPLRDPKGPFRMPIIDKFKDMGTVVMGKVESGSVREGDSLFVMPNKVPVKAVAIYIDEDRVKRAGPGENLRVRLSGIDDEDILSGFVVSSVAKPIPAVTEFFAQLQILELLDNAILTAGYKAVLHIHSIVEECEIIELVSQIDPKTKKPMKKHIRFVKNGAIVVCKIQVSNTICIEKFADFPQLGRFTLRTEGKTIAVGKVIDQPSNYRNNSSA
- the LOC126625815 gene encoding uncharacterized protein LOC126625815 isoform X1: MDIEEEIRSLQLDSAAEDNGVVNPDEAKPEVENDNKMEEDSREEIHKQSDKSVVVEHKGKEKETPDPEEEHDDMELDKKRHLNVVFIGHVDAGKSTTGGQILFLSGQVDDRTIQKYEKEAKDKSRESWYMAYIMDTNEEERVKGKTVEVGRAHFETETSRFTILDAPGHKSYVPNMISGASQADIGVLVISARKGEFETGYERGGQTREHVQLAKTLGVSKMLVVVNKMDEPTVNWSKERYDEIVTKMVPFLKASGYNVKKDVQFLPISGLMGTNMKTRLDKSVCSWWNGPCLFEALDSIEVPLRDPKGPFRMPIIDKFKDMGTVVMGKVESGSVREGDSLFVMPNKVPVKAVAIYIDEDRVKRAGPGENLRVRLSGIDDEDILSGFVVSSVAKPIPAVTEFFAQLQILELLDNAILTAGYKAVLHIHSIVEECEIIELVSQIDPKTKKPMKKHIRFVKNGAIVVCKIQVSNTICIEKFADFPQLGRFTLRTEGKTIAVGKVIDQPSNYRNNSSA